In Opitutaceae bacterium, the sequence AAGATCAATATAGCCTGAGGCGACTACAGGATTAAGGCTGCCAAACTTGTAAAAATTGTAGCCGTAAGGAACCAATGCCACGATTGCAGCTGGAACGAAGCGGAGCAGACGATACAAAAGAGGTTGAAGAAAACCAGAATCACGGAAACGAGTATATTGTTCGAAAAGCTCCCAGAGAGACCAGCCGAGTGGAAGCGTGATCGCTATAATGAAAGGAGGAGACTGCAACGCGGCTATCGCGAAAAAAATGGAAGAACTGGTCCATTTACCATCCAACGCTGCTAGGATCCCGGCAAGCGCTGCTACAGCAATTAACACCTCAGGAGAGCCCCACTGAAAATAGAAAAGAAATGCGGAAGTATGGATGAGAACCAAAGACAAGATTCTAGTCTGGGGGCGGAGCGCGCGACAGCGAAGATGAAAAAGGGCCACAGCTCCAATCAACACAGCGTTCAGTAATGCCCCAGCCCTTAGTGGATTGAAGCCGAACAGCTCCAGCGGAAATGCAACGGCGGAATGCAAGCACGCATAAAATGGGAAGTGTATCGAATGATAGGTCCCATCGGGTCCGCGCTGCAGCAGATAAACTGATGAGTTTCCTGCGGCAGCTAAAGTGCCAAAATAGTCCCAACCTTGAAAACCGTCATAGAATTGATTGCCTAGCGGGTCGGCTAAGTGTTTCCTACCGTCGATGAAGTCTTGTGCCGTGACGGCCGTGGAGAAGCGATTAAGCAATGCTTCTCCGACAGCATAGTAGCTTACCGCATCTCCTCGACCCACAGGTGACAGCGTCAGAGCCCCAATTATCAGAAAAACGCTGTAAGCGGCCCATAAACTCAAAACGGTCTGCGGTCGCTTAATGGGGCGAATAAGTCGGTTTTTCAAAACGGTTAGTTTAGGCGCCAGGAAGATCTTCACCGAAAAGGATCAAGCAGGGAACGTCTAAACGCTCAACGCGAAAAGCCAAATCATGAGCCCACCGCAAACGTAACTCACCCAGTCTTTCAGAATGAATGAAAACGGATCTTCAATCGTAGGCATTGTCGGCTGAAGGTTCCATAGTCGCGCAAACCAAAACAAGTAGATCGGGAGATTGAACCAAAGCCACTCCGGTTGCAAGTAGAGTCCTCGAACTGTGGAGCTATCGAGGTAAAGGCAAAAGACTAAGCTGCTGATCAAAGCGGAGCCGATGCCGAAGATGCGGGTGGTTTCCAAATGTTCGAGAGTATACCCGCGGCTTTCATTAATCTTTCCTTTCGCTTGCCGGATTCGCAGTAACTCGGTTGATCGCTTGAGGCTAGCTAGGCTCAGAAAAGCGAAGGTGGAAAATGCCAGCAACCAGTGGGACAATTCTACACCGATCGTACCCGCCGCGGCGATGATTCGGACCAAGTAAAATCCAGCTAGTATGAAAAGATCGAGCGTCGCGATACGCTTTAAGAAAAGAGAGTATAGGAAACTGGTAACTGTATAAATCACAACTGCGGTGGCGCTCGTCGCCGGTAGCAGAGATAATCCCGCAGCAGCAGTTACCCCGAGAATGGCAAACAGAAGCAACCCCGATAGCGGTTCAAGTTGTCCAGATGCAAACGGCCGTTTCCGCTTTCGAGGGTGTTGGCTGTCACTGATGATATCCAGTAGGTCGTTGAGCACATATCCAAGCGAGGCGCAGATGGAGAACAGAGCGAAAGCCAGTCCAGCACCAGCAAAAGCCGGCGCGCTGAACGAATGTGAGGTAACTAAAGGCACAAAGACTAATAGATTCTTGGCCCACTGCTTCCAGCGTAAGGCGGCCAACCAAGCGTTCAGCGAAGGACGTCCGTAGTTCGGGGCGAGATGCTCAAATCCCGCGCCTTCAGACACGTACCCTCGGGCGATTTCAGGGCTATGACCCACGTAAACCACAGAGGAGGCTGCATTCCAGATCGGGCCGTCCGCCCGGCTGTCGCCAATATATTCGAAGGGCAAGTCCCCGTAGTGTGCTCGGATCCAGTTGAGCTTTCGGCTGCCCTTAAGGTTCTCTCGCTCCGACCCCACCGCTAGATCGAATAATCCTATATGTTGAGCAACCTTAACGGCCAGTGGGTTTGGACTCGCAGTCAAGAGCACAACCGAAACACCCGTTTCGCGACAGGTTTTTACGCGGGACAGCACGGATTCATTCCACACTAATTGATCAGGCTCCAATCTGGCATCTGCAAAGACTTTGTTTTTGAAGGTGGACCAGCCTCGAAACGATAGGAAAAATGCTTTCGTCAGCTCCCAAGGAGACCGTCGCATCAGACACAGGAGTGCCAAGATGAATGTATCGTGGACGCAGAGCGTCTTGTCCAAGTC encodes:
- a CDS encoding UbiA family prenyltransferase produces the protein MSKQGIKVVICDLDKTLCVHDTFILALLCLMRRSPWELTKAFFLSFRGWSTFKNKVFADARLEPDQLVWNESVLSRVKTCRETGVSVVLLTASPNPLAVKVAQHIGLFDLAVGSERENLKGSRKLNWIRAHYGDLPFEYIGDSRADGPIWNAASSVVYVGHSPEIARGYVSEGAGFEHLAPNYGRPSLNAWLAALRWKQWAKNLLVFVPLVTSHSFSAPAFAGAGLAFALFSICASLGYVLNDLLDIISDSQHPRKRKRPFASGQLEPLSGLLLFAILGVTAAAGLSLLPATSATAVVIYTVTSFLYSLFLKRIATLDLFILAGFYLVRIIAAAGTIGVELSHWLLAFSTFAFLSLASLKRSTELLRIRQAKGKINESRGYTLEHLETTRIFGIGSALISSLVFCLYLDSSTVRGLYLQPEWLWFNLPIYLFWFARLWNLQPTMPTIEDPFSFILKDWVSYVCGGLMIWLFALSV